One region of Carya illinoinensis cultivar Pawnee chromosome 8, C.illinoinensisPawnee_v1, whole genome shotgun sequence genomic DNA includes:
- the LOC122274663 gene encoding ent-kaurenoic acid oxidase 1-like, which yields MVLFGRTGMYKAFMFGSPSVIVTTPETCRRVLTVDDDSFKPGWPQSTVQLIGNKSFIGISYEEHKRLRLLTAALVNGYEALSTYAKYIEENVVSSLNKWTTMGEFEFLTQLRKLTFRIIMYIFLSSESEPVMEALEREYTALNYGVRAMAINLPGFSYHKALKARKKLVATFQSIVDERRNQRKEFVLPKKKDMMDALLDVADENGRKLSDEEIIDILLMYLNAGHESSGHTAMWAAIFLEWHPEFLQKAKAQNNCLLVDNRVRRAGIPLASKCDCCDNGGYEDQSHVLALGTFAEQVWSKCCSTLAICRMEGRNWKDKVEIWFRRAKFSTQPGQLIGLLPRIITWKLWTRWCMARMEGKHESLLSVWNSIKYWLGLIGKNLKASSRLSKRDEEILLMFNIPIKHKHISYLPSKWVKPKEGWHKLNVDGCSLGNPGSSGAGGAIRDCKGKLISGFNSYWESI from the exons ATGGTACT ATTTGGACGTACTGGAATGTACAAGGCTTTCATGTTTGGGAGCCCCAGCGTGATAGTTACAACACCTGAAACATGCAGGAGAGTTTTGACTGTTGATGATGATAGCTTTAAGCCAGGTTGGCCTCAATCCACCGTTCAACTCATTGGAAACAAGTCATTTATCGGAATTTCCTACGAAGAACACAAGCGTCTTCGGTTGTTAACAGCTGCTCTGGTCAATGGTTACGAGGCATTGTCCACGTATGCTAAATATATCGAAGAAAATGTCGTGTCTTCCTTGAACAAGTGGACAACGATGGGAGAATTTGAGTTTCTGACCCAGCTTCGGAAGCTTACTTTCAGGATAATTATGTACATTTTTCTTAGCTCTGAGAGTGAGCCTGTGATGGAGGCTTTGGAGAGGGAATACACAGCTCTTAACTATGGAGTTAGAGCCATGGCAATTAATCTTCCAGGATTTTCTTACCATAAAGCACTcaag GCTCGAAAGAAGCTTGTGGCTACATTTCAATCTATTGTTGATGAGAGGAGAAATCAAAGGAAGGAGTTTGTCTTGCCAAAGAAGAAAGATATGATGGATGCTTTGCTAGATGTTGCAGATGAAAATGGCAGAAAATTATCTGACGAGGAAATCATAGATATTCTGTTGATGTACTTAAATGCAGGTCATGAATCTTCAGGACATACAGCAATGTGGGCAGCCATTTTCCTGGAATGGCACCCGGAATTTCTTCAAAAAGCTAAG GCACAAAATAATTGTTTGCTGGTGGATAATCGTGTTCGTAGAGCAGGGATCCCGTTGGCATCCAAGTGTGATTGCTGTGACAATGGGGGATATGAGGATCAGAGTCATGTACTGGCACTCGGGACGTTTGCCGAACAGGTATGGAGCAAATGTTGCTCTACTCTTGCTATATGTCGGATGGAAGGTCGAAACTGGAAAGACAAAGTAGAAATATGGTTTAGGCGTGCTAAATTTTCAACTCAACCAGGCCAATTAATTGGTCTTCTTCCTAGAATAATCACTTGGAAGCTATGGACTCGGTGGTGCATGGCTAGAATGGAAGGAAAACATGAGTCCTTACTTTCGGTGTGGAATTCGATTAAATATTGGTTGGGTTTGATTGGGAAAAATCTGAAGGCTTCTTCCAGATTATCTAAGCGAGATGAGGAGATATTGTTGATGTTTAATATACCTattaagcataaacatataTCTTATTTGCCTTCGAAATGGGTGAAACCAAAGGAAGGTTGGCACAAACTAAATGTGGATGGCTGTTCATTGGGGAACCCAGGTTCATCGGGTGCAGGCGGAGCTATTAGAGATTGCAAAGGGAAGTTAATTTCTGGTTTCAATAGCTACTGGGAATCAATCTAA